In Musa acuminata AAA Group cultivar baxijiao chromosome BXJ2-10, Cavendish_Baxijiao_AAA, whole genome shotgun sequence, a genomic segment contains:
- the LOC135625270 gene encoding uncharacterized protein LOC135625270 — translation MYKSVGRPRRSKEPQLGSGRPAAATSSPGDGFVQSRRRMDTSRITRGSSHKSNSFAEENSFALEFGRCSSKEAIMKPIQTLMDEDMSKEMESRHASPSVIAKLMGLNTLPSPPPVAHKELKNVEAYFQPESSTGFQGNFVPPKVHSHHKCINEDQEFKDIFEVMETAKFRKHKNRSTRKTMLSSKRSETGMNFVRQKFMDVKRLSTDEALQNSKEFDDALEILHSNKDLFMKLLQDPDSLFNRHLKDVNHLPPSSHPSQITVLKSSIVEKHRNTEWSKSERKYGRYSHMQNEITSSIRKSTQGFTNRSRREYSSFVPHNSSTPPYMGKTETHVHPTRIVVLKPSLEKTQKMVGPVSFSHENLHFGSRKHREFAVSAIQKLHKEGTDRQKFSENVEYLGHTTKDSRDIATEIARQLSYTVGNHSNRQIASELNTHIGSGSPFIPSDLAKLNNTESFCQFPNHSDEWSIDFSSPSSYSIESSVSREARKRMSERWKMTHQCQDVGLVVRGMSTLGEMLALSDRETPDATVVPLGTKKVSDDKFSGNKSFGTWGFSLGISSKNRSTKLQRSKSLPAKSTTIESPNVSYRKQGGDSANDDCYMLKDVLNMSPDDFSVENFGKRQKPLSRSSRHRTNKNRLSHSIGAENELPELDIYVHSEEPRKSIHLRDLSEEQHVLLAHHDEPHVDIKHLTNTPSVLTCEDATSLTTPGEHVKQFVKQLTPENEELSAHNLNDIINKTLQEDLADHPQVDPLLSQSETSEASLLSSKECEQQSPVSVLEPPSEEESSCSGCFERISADLQELRMQLNLLKLESAERYEEELGISISSDEDSAGDSLSVLPTGEIFQAFKDEDDRDFSYLLDMLIASGIHGADQDRLLDACYSLDYPVNPHVFDELERKYGVMASWSRLERKLLFDLVNCVLAGIVASGIGPRPWAPSNRSTHTWEHEDLLERLWQMVVNQRKEMDCNLEEFLYPRWLDIENSIEVIVKEMEKLLENDLLEEIVMEFIIIQ, via the exons ATGTACAAGAGCGTCGGCAGGCCCCGCCGCTCGAAGGAGCCGCAGCTCGGCTCCGGCCGGCCCGCCGCTGCGACGTCGTCCCCCGGGGATG GTTTTGTTCAATCCAGAAGACGAATGGATACCTCAAGGATCACACGTGGTTCTTCTCATAAAAGTAACTCTTTCGctgaagaaaattct TTTGCCCTCGAGTTTGGACGATGCTCGTCTAAGGAAGCCATTATGAAGCCTATACAAACATTAATGGATgaagatatgtcaaaagaaatggaAAGTAGGCATGCCTCTCCAAGTGTAATTGCGAAACTGATGGGTCTCAATACGCTCCCCTCGCCGCCTCCAGTAGCCCATAAAGAACTGAAAAATGTTGAAGCTTATTTTCAGCCAGAATCATCTACTGGATTTCAGGGAAATTTTGTGCCACCAAAGGTGCATTCACACCACAAATGTATTAATGAGGATCAAGAATTCAAAGACATTTTTGAAGTGATGGAGACAGCAAAATTTAGGAAACATAAGAACCGATCAACCAGGAAGACGATGCTAAGTTCTAAAAGAAGTGAGACTGGCATGAATTTTGTAAGGCAAAAGTTCATGGATGTCAAGCGTCTTTCAACTGATGAAGCACTTCAGAACTCTAAAGAGTTTGATGATGCACTGGAAATTCTTCATTCCAACAAAGACCTTTTCATGAAATTACTACAAGATCCTGACTCTTTGTTCAATAGACATCTCAAAGATGTTAACCATCTACCACCCTCTTCTCATCCAAGCCAGATTACGGTACTAAAATCCTCTATAGTTGAGAAGCACAGGAACACTGAATGGTCAAAATCAGAAAGGAAATATGGAAGGTACTCTCATATGCAAAATGAAATTACAAGCTCTATTAGGAAATCTACACAAGGCTTTACCAATCGCTCTCGTAGGGAATACAGTAGTTTTGTTCCCCACAATTCTTCAACACCACCATACATGGGCAAGACTGAAACTCATGTACATCCTACACGCATTGTTGTTTTGAAACCAAGTCTTGAGAAGACCCAAAAGATGGTTGGTCCTGTTTCCTTTTCACATGAGAACTTACATTTTGGATCAAGAAAGCACAGAGAATTTGCAGTTTCTGCAATTCAGAAGTTACATAAGGAAGGAACAGACAGGCAGAAGTTTTCTGAAAATGTGGAGTATTTGGGGCACACAACAAAGGATTCCAGAGATATTGCCACAGAGATTGCAAGACAGTTGAGTTATACTGTAGGTAACCATTCGAATAGGCAGATCGCCTCAGAACTGAACACACATATAGGGAGTGGAAGTCCATTTATCCCATCAGATCTTGCTAAGCTCAACAATACTGAATCATTTTGCCAGTTTCCTAACCACTCTGATGAGTGGAGTATTGACTTCAGCTCTCCATCTTCATACTCAATTGAATCATCTGTGAGCAGAGAGGCCAGAAAACGCATGTCTGAGAGATGGAAAATGACCCACCAGTGTCAGGATGTTGGGCTTGTTGTCAGAGGCATGAGCACACTGGGTGAAATGCTTGCTTTATCTGATAGAGAGACACCAGATGCCACTGTGGTCCCATTAGGTACAAAGAAAGTTTCAGATGACAAATTCTCTGGAAACAAGTCATTTGGAACCTGGGGATTTTCTTTAGGTATTAGCAGCAAGAACAGATCTACAAAATTGCAAAGGTCCAAGTCTCTTCCTGCTAAGTCCACTACAATTGAAAGTCCTAACGTAAGCTACAGAAAACAAGGTGGTGATAGTGCTAATGATGACTGTTATATGCTCAAGGATGTACTGAACATGAGTCCTGATGATTTCTCAGTCGAAAACTTTGGTAAGAGGCAAAAGCCACTTTCCAGAAGCTCTAGGCATCGCACCAACAAGAATCGCCTGTCACATTCTATTGGAGCAGAAAATGAGCTACCTGAGCTGGATATTTATGTACATTCAGAAGAACCGAGGAAGAGCATTCATCTGAGAGACCTCTCAGAAGAACAGCATGTACTTCTAGCACACCATGATGAGCCTCACGTTGACATAAAGCACCTAACAAACACCCCCTCGGTTCTCACTTGTGAAGACGCAACAAGTCTGACTACTCCAGGAGAGCATGTGAAGCAATTTGTTAAGCAGTTGACACCTGAGAATGAAGAACTATCTGCCCACAATCTTAATGACATTATCAATAAG ACACTCCAGGAAGATTTAGCTGACCATCCCCAAGTTGATCCACTTCTATCTCAATCAGAGACATCTGAAGCAAGCCTACTAAGCTCCAAGGAGTGTGAACAGCAAAGTCCAGTCTCTGTCCTAGAGCCTCCGTCTGAAGAAGAAAGTTCATGTTCAGGCTGCTTTGAGAGAATAAGTGCTGATCTTCAAG AGCTCAGAATGCAACTCAATCTTCTTAAGCTGGAGTCGGCAGAAAGGTATGAAGAGGAATTGGGCATCAgcatatcaagtgatgaggattctgCAGGAGATAGTCTGTCAGTTCTACCAACAGGGGAGATATTTCAAGCCTTCAAGGATGAAGATGACAGAGATTTCTCATACTTACTCGACATGCTCATTGCTTCAGGTATTCATGGTGCTGACCAAGATAGACTCTTGGATGCTTGCTACTCGCTTGATTATCCAGTAAACCCACATGTTTTCGATGAACTTGAAAGGAAGTACGGTGTGATGGCATCATGGTCAAGATTAGAAAGAAAGCTGTTGTTTGATCTTGTTAATTGCGTTTTAGCGGGTATCGTGGCCTCAGGCATTGGTCCCCGCCCATGGGCACCATCAAATAGGTCTACGCACACATGGGAACACGAGGATCTCCTTGAAAGGCTGTGGCAAATGGTGGTTAACCAAAGGAAGGAGATGGATTGCAATCTGGAGGAGTTTCTGTATCCTAGATGGTTAGATATCGAAAATAGCATTGAAGTAATTGTTAAAGAGATGGAGAAATTGTTAGAGAATGACCTCTTGGAAGAAATTGTCATGGAGTTTATCATCATCCAGTAG